The Maylandia zebra isolate NMK-2024a linkage group LG4, Mzebra_GT3a, whole genome shotgun sequence genome includes a window with the following:
- the LOC101483399 gene encoding sphingosine kinase 1, producing MEKDACDPDPSRQRNGFVGVLYGEFTDMLNDRVRYSVSLTESALTIQRISSSPGRTKVVFNLTDCVGCRAYRGPDSADVGAYFTAYFYPFKRRWMSAGVTRHRVEQCFRVALVQDPLANLQEAERWAHAIRDASARQAPRRDGVAYMEVRRPCRIMMLVNPQSGRGQALQLFTGHIQGMLTEASVPYTLVITEHQNHARELVRKADLSQWDALVIMSGDGLLFEVINGLMDREDWQEAIQIPLGILPGGSGNALAASVHHYSQSPPAWNEELLLSCGFMLCKGLVGPLDLVSVHLASKQRLFSFLSLAWGFVADVDIESEKYRHVGAIRFLMGTLVRLASLRVYQGRLAYLPVKEAPKLSKGSFTTNHPPSTPQHPSLCSSLPCQFIPNTSPNPSSRHGTNSNHNTRTNSSNNAITTKRPQIESDTKTRAPVDSLLPDLEQPVPDTWTVVKEEDFVLVLAIYQSHLAEDLWTVPGAMADDGLIHLFYVTAGISRPALLRLFLAMEKGGHLACGCPHLVYEKVKALRLEPITPQGMITVDGEVVEYGPVQAQIHPGIARLMRG from the exons ATGGAGAAAGACGCCTGTGATCCGGACCCATCCCGCCAGCGGAATGGGTTCGTGGGCGTGCTGTACGGGGAGTTCACCGACATGCTCAACGACAGGGTCCGCTACTCGGTGAGCTTGACGGAGAGCGCCCTGACCATTCAAAGAATCTCCTCTTCACCCGGCCGGACTAAGGTGGTTTTTAACTTGACCGACTGTGTCGGCTGTCGGGCGTACAGAGGGCCGGACAGCGCGGACGTCGGCGCTTACTTTACAGCCTATTTCTACCCGTTCAAGAGGCGCTGGATGAGCGCCGGAGTGACCCGGCACAGAGTGGAGCAGTGCTTTCGGGTCGCACTGGTCCAGGACCCGCTCGCCAACCTCCAGGAGGCTGAGAGGTGGGCTCATGCCATCAGAGATGCTTCGGCGCGCCAGGCGCCCCGGAGAGACG GTGTGGCGTATATGGAGGTGCGTCGGCCTTGCAGAATCATGATGCTGGTGAATCCTCAAAGCGGGCGCGGACAGGCTCTCCAGCTTTTCACCGGCCACATACAGGGCATGCTCACGGAGGCCTCTGTTCCCTACACGCTTGTCATCACAG AGCATCAGAACCACGCTCGGGAGCTGGTGAGAAAGGCGGACCTGTCGCAGTGGGATGCACTGGTCATCATGTCTGGAGATGGGCTGCTGTTTGAG GTGATAAATGGTCTTATGGACCGAGAGGACTGGCAAGAGGCCATTCAGATCCCTCTGGGTATTCTACCAGGTGGCTCCGGCAATGCCCTGGCTGCATCCGTCCACCACTACTCACA GTCACCTCCAGCATGGAATGAGGAGCTTCTGTTGAGCTGTGGTTTCATGCTGTGCAAAGGCCTGGTTGGCCCTCTGGACCTGGTGTCTGTCCACCTAGCCTCTAAACAGCGCCTCTTCTCGTTCCTCTCTCTGGCCTGGGGCTTTGTGGCAGATGTCGATATTGAGAGCGAGAAGTACCGCCACGTCGGAGCTATCCGGTTCCTTATGGGCACCCTGGTACGTCTGGCCTCACTCCGAGTGTATCAGGGCAGATTAGCATACCTTCCTGTGAAGGAAGCACCAAAACTTTCAAAAGGGAGCTTCACAACAAACCACCCACCCTCCACACCTCAGCACCCCTCACTCTGTTCTTCACTTCCTTGTCAGTTTATCCCCAACACTTCCCCAAACCCGAGCTCTCGCCATGGCACGAACTCAAACCACAACACTAGAACCAACTCTTCCAACAACGCCATCACCACCAAGAGGCCTCAGATCGAGAGTGACACCAAGACAAGAGCCCCTGTAGACTCTCTGCTCCCTGACCTGGAGCAACCTGTCCCAGACACATGGACAGTAGTCAAGGAGGAAGACTTTGTCTTGGTGCTGGCTATTTACCAGTCCCACCTGGCTGAGGACCTGTGGACAGTCCCTGGTGCAATGGCAGATGATGGTCTGATCCATCTGTTCTACGTGACAGCAGGAATCTCCCGGCCTGCCCTTTTGCGTCTCTTCCTTGCCATGGAGAAAGGTGGCCACTTGGCATGTGGCTGCCCCCACCTGGTGTATGAGAAGGTGAAGGCTCTGCGACTAGAGCCCATAACTCCACAAGGCATGATCACCGTGGACGGAGAGGTGGTGGAGTACGGGCCGGTGCAGGCTCAGATCCACCCCGGAATAGCTAGACTCATGCGTGGATGA